In Sphingobacterium zeae, one genomic interval encodes:
- a CDS encoding LysM peptidoglycan-binding domain-containing protein: MKVLFELKTYKKIAMLSIVVVAIQHVEAKNSTSLSTYSIPDSIGNEVINGEEFILFKIEKGDNYYQLSKKYKTTVGQLTQINGNGTLNLGQIVKIPTGRKAKPVITNDRSNPAALNPRNPQQQEGFTEYIVGEKETLYAISKRFSISVEDIKKANNIKNNIISGGMKLMIPNQPLPPERPKLVEPKGIEIVSPDSTDDDNKEENQISTNRYGIREKSERGIGVWIDGLSSQGTSNLALHKSAPVGTILKITNPMTKSVTYAKVVGKFNDNAENQNAIVVLSKSAAASIGALDKRFQVEIAYGLPLEN; this comes from the coding sequence ATGAAAGTTTTATTCGAATTAAAGACATATAAAAAGATAGCTATGCTATCCATCGTGGTAGTAGCTATTCAACACGTTGAAGCGAAAAATTCAACATCTTTATCTACTTATTCTATTCCCGATTCAATCGGAAATGAGGTGATTAATGGTGAAGAATTTATACTATTCAAAATTGAAAAAGGAGACAATTACTACCAGCTAAGTAAGAAGTATAAAACAACGGTAGGACAATTGACTCAAATAAATGGTAATGGTACGCTAAATCTTGGTCAGATCGTTAAGATTCCGACCGGTCGAAAAGCGAAACCTGTCATTACTAACGACCGTAGCAATCCGGCAGCGCTAAATCCGCGTAATCCGCAGCAGCAAGAGGGTTTTACGGAATACATTGTTGGTGAAAAAGAAACACTTTACGCGATATCCAAAAGGTTTAGTATCTCTGTTGAAGATATCAAAAAAGCGAACAATATAAAAAATAATATCATTAGCGGTGGAATGAAACTCATGATCCCCAATCAACCGCTCCCACCGGAAAGACCAAAATTAGTAGAGCCTAAAGGAATCGAAATTGTAAGCCCCGACTCCACAGACGATGATAACAAAGAAGAAAATCAAATTTCAACAAACCGTTATGGAATCCGTGAGAAATCAGAACGTGGTATTGGTGTGTGGATTGATGGACTTTCATCTCAGGGCACCAGTAACCTTGCGCTACACAAGTCGGCTCCAGTAGGTACCATTCTAAAAATTACCAACCCGATGACGAAAAGTGTTACATACGCAAAAGTAGTGGGCAAATTTAATGATAATGCCGAGAACCAAAATGCAATTGTCGTGTTGTCAAAATCAGCTGCCGCAAGTATAGGAGCATTAGATAAACGCTTCCAGGTGGAAATTGCGTATGGATTACCGCTAGAAAATTAA